The following proteins are co-located in the Paenibacillus sp. JNUCC32 genome:
- a CDS encoding phytanoyl-CoA dioxygenase family protein, producing the protein MLNPVVSAGAFTELDKFMFESWGYFVIPNVLSKEEVKACLQASIRIHEAAGTVGWGQVGRGYESEHALENLMDHPSVLPKIRGLLGDRFIMQSGWNTMQPARGRMGGWHQDGSSAFDFKNLGYPVPLIQLRASFLLTDQDEPGMGNMEFIPGSHRSLVPLPDSIRTANSGTPISHVVCASAGSVLVFHNAVWHRAHEHNWDYDRYTMHYIYSPPWVKPSDRFHNDVNFMQRTTPVRRALMGDFSRPDAPFGASYTPPPFEEN; encoded by the coding sequence ATGTTAAACCCGGTCGTTTCAGCAGGCGCATTCACTGAACTCGATAAGTTTATGTTCGAATCGTGGGGTTATTTTGTCATTCCGAATGTGCTGTCGAAAGAGGAGGTCAAAGCATGCCTGCAGGCATCCATTCGAATTCATGAAGCGGCAGGTACGGTCGGTTGGGGTCAAGTCGGCAGAGGGTATGAGTCTGAACACGCTCTTGAAAACTTAATGGATCATCCATCGGTTTTACCGAAGATAAGGGGTTTACTTGGCGATCGATTCATTATGCAGTCCGGGTGGAATACGATGCAGCCGGCAAGGGGGAGGATGGGAGGCTGGCATCAAGACGGATCCAGCGCTTTCGATTTTAAGAATCTGGGGTACCCAGTCCCCCTTATTCAGCTCCGTGCTTCATTTTTATTGACCGATCAGGATGAACCCGGCATGGGGAATATGGAGTTCATTCCAGGCAGCCACCGCAGTCTCGTTCCACTACCGGATTCGATCCGGACTGCAAATTCGGGTACGCCGATCAGCCATGTGGTATGTGCATCTGCAGGATCAGTCCTGGTGTTTCACAACGCCGTATGGCATCGGGCGCACGAACATAATTGGGATTACGACCGCTATACCATGCATTACATCTATAGCCCTCCGTGGGTAAAGCCCTCGGACCGTTTTCATAACGATGTCAACTTTATGCAAAGAACTACGCCTGTGCGAAGAGCTTTAATGGGGGATTTTTCAAGGCCTGATGCGCCATTTGGAGCAAGTTATACGCCACCTCCCTTTGAAGAAAACTAA
- a CDS encoding Gfo/Idh/MocA family protein, whose amino-acid sequence MLNVAMLSKWHVHADDYARRLLSHGNVKLTAVWDEQPERGSEWAAQLGTDFEADLDTLLEREDIDGVVVDAPTSMHADVMVAAAEAGKHIFTEKAMALTVEECNRISAAVRKAGVKFCISFPARTRPHQLFAKQLIDDHVLGDVTLLRIRNGHDGALNNWLPEYWYDEKQTGGGAMMDLGCHPMYLASWMLGQPKRITSMFHYFTHRAVEDNAQCSIEFVNNAVALVETSLVTYRTPSALEIYGTEGTLMISDDTVRVISKKLDSPFSGWISPTQLPKEQPLPIIQWADALIHDKPMPFGLEEGTKLTELLEAAYIAHKENRTVEFK is encoded by the coding sequence ATGTTGAACGTTGCGATGTTAAGTAAGTGGCATGTGCATGCAGATGATTATGCAAGAAGGTTGCTATCGCACGGTAACGTCAAGCTCACGGCAGTCTGGGACGAACAGCCTGAACGGGGAAGCGAATGGGCTGCCCAATTGGGAACGGATTTTGAAGCGGATTTGGATACGCTGCTAGAGCGGGAAGACATCGATGGGGTCGTGGTGGATGCTCCTACAAGCATGCACGCTGACGTCATGGTAGCTGCCGCTGAGGCCGGCAAACACATCTTTACCGAGAAAGCCATGGCTCTTACCGTAGAAGAATGTAATCGAATTTCTGCAGCGGTACGCAAAGCAGGCGTCAAGTTCTGCATTTCATTTCCGGCTCGCACAAGGCCTCACCAATTGTTCGCGAAGCAGCTGATCGATGACCATGTATTAGGGGACGTGACGCTTTTGCGCATTCGGAACGGCCACGACGGCGCATTGAACAATTGGCTCCCGGAATACTGGTACGATGAGAAGCAAACCGGCGGCGGCGCGATGATGGATTTGGGATGTCATCCGATGTACTTAGCCAGCTGGATGTTGGGTCAGCCCAAACGAATCACCTCCATGTTTCATTATTTCACCCATCGTGCAGTGGAAGATAATGCGCAGTGCTCCATTGAGTTCGTCAACAATGCGGTCGCACTGGTCGAAACAAGCCTTGTGACGTACAGAACCCCTTCTGCACTTGAGATTTACGGTACGGAGGGCACCTTGATGATCTCGGATGATACCGTTAGAGTCATCTCGAAGAAGCTCGATTCCCCCTTTTCCGGATGGATCTCACCCACTCAACTCCCTAAAGAGCAGCCGCTTCCGATCATCCAATGGGCGGATGCATTGATTCATGACAAGCCGATGCCCTTCGGTTTGGAAGAGGGAACGAAATTGACGGAGCTATTGGAAGCGGCATACATCGCTCATAAGGAAAACCGAACGGTAGAGTTCAAATAA
- a CDS encoding Gfo/Idh/MocA family protein, translated as MRTVKVGIIGCGMIANGKHMPCLSKLDNVQMVAFCDLKPERAEEAAKKYGTQGAKVFTNYNDLLAMEEIEVVHVLTPNSSHATISIDALESGKHVMCEKPMAVTGAEAKAMYEAHLRTGKKLTVGYQNRSNAKSQLLKKMIADGELGDIYLAKAVATRRRGVPTWGVFLDKEKQGGGPMIDIGTHSLDLILWLMDNYEPESVVGSVFHKLKYTENAANEWGAWDPNEFEVEDSAFGYVKFKNGATVIIETSWALNIAEGGGNLLCGTKGGADFAKNELRINGERDGSLFLNKIEVNPNAREQFRGEELTDFEYEAKQWIHSIVNDTEPLVKPREAMIVSQILEAVYISAETGTTVYFDKE; from the coding sequence ATGAGAACCGTAAAAGTAGGGATCATCGGTTGCGGAATGATTGCGAACGGGAAACATATGCCGTGTTTATCCAAGTTAGACAACGTGCAGATGGTGGCCTTTTGCGACTTGAAGCCGGAAAGAGCCGAGGAAGCCGCGAAAAAATACGGCACGCAAGGCGCTAAGGTGTTTACGAATTACAACGATCTGCTTGCCATGGAAGAGATTGAGGTCGTGCATGTGCTAACACCGAACAGCTCGCACGCGACGATTTCCATTGATGCGCTCGAAAGCGGCAAACATGTCATGTGCGAAAAACCAATGGCCGTCACAGGTGCGGAGGCCAAGGCGATGTACGAAGCCCACTTGCGAACAGGCAAGAAGCTCACCGTCGGGTACCAGAATCGTTCCAACGCCAAAAGCCAGCTGTTAAAAAAGATGATTGCCGATGGAGAACTTGGAGATATCTATTTGGCAAAAGCGGTCGCTACCCGAAGAAGAGGCGTTCCGACATGGGGCGTGTTTCTGGATAAAGAGAAGCAGGGTGGCGGTCCCATGATCGATATTGGAACCCACTCCCTGGATCTGATCCTATGGTTGATGGATAACTATGAACCGGAGAGCGTCGTCGGCAGTGTCTTCCATAAACTGAAGTATACCGAAAATGCCGCGAACGAATGGGGGGCCTGGGATCCAAACGAATTCGAGGTAGAGGATTCGGCCTTCGGGTATGTGAAATTTAAAAACGGAGCGACGGTCATCATTGAAACCAGCTGGGCCCTTAACATTGCGGAAGGTGGCGGCAACCTGCTGTGCGGAACGAAGGGAGGAGCGGATTTTGCTAAAAATGAACTGCGGATCAATGGCGAGCGGGACGGAAGCTTGTTCCTGAATAAAATCGAGGTGAATCCGAATGCGCGAGAACAATTCAGGGGAGAAGAGTTGACCGATTTCGAGTATGAAGCCAAACAATGGATTCACAGTATCGTGAACGATACCGAACCCTTGGTTAAACCGAGGGAAGCGATGATTGTTTCACAAATATTAGAGGCCGTGTATATATCCGCAGAAACAGGAACAACCGTTTATTTTGATAAAGAATAA
- a CDS encoding AraC family transcriptional regulator: MCAKKMNMSIINELSEYISLRMSSYLEQAHDQGWIEHKSHPDYDLWFIQSGSVKITIDGFEHTAVPGDVVFFYPDMPYIASTTGDVCRFLYIHFDFGIGEQQRILGEFQLPGIVAGDLIREEATLFTKAYRRLKQGSGTSGNQLYLKASLLVVIAKILELHGQGAYAGKFLNGRKPRRTEGSLDVLQDVFQYVDANLQRSIRMNELAAIAGVSEKYFISLFKKTVGITPGQYISQIKMNRARDYLYEKKYTIQQIAGFLGYPDPFTFSKAFKKYYNVPPSKFE; the protein is encoded by the coding sequence ATGTGCGCCAAGAAAATGAACATGAGTATAATCAACGAACTCTCGGAGTATATAAGTCTCCGGATGAGCTCCTATTTAGAACAGGCTCATGATCAGGGCTGGATCGAACACAAGTCGCATCCCGATTACGATCTCTGGTTCATTCAATCGGGCTCGGTGAAGATCACCATCGACGGGTTCGAACATACGGCTGTCCCCGGAGATGTCGTGTTTTTTTACCCCGATATGCCCTATATCGCTTCGACGACCGGGGATGTTTGCCGATTTTTATACATACATTTCGATTTCGGGATCGGAGAACAGCAGCGAATTTTGGGCGAGTTTCAACTCCCGGGTATTGTGGCGGGCGACCTGATCCGTGAGGAAGCAACGCTGTTCACCAAGGCTTATCGTCGGTTGAAGCAAGGCAGCGGTACGTCGGGAAACCAACTCTACTTAAAGGCTTCTCTTCTCGTCGTGATAGCTAAGATTCTCGAGCTTCATGGGCAAGGGGCCTACGCCGGTAAGTTCCTGAACGGCAGGAAGCCGAGAAGAACAGAAGGAAGCCTGGATGTCCTGCAGGACGTATTCCAATACGTGGATGCGAACTTGCAGCGTTCCATTCGGATGAACGAGCTCGCGGCGATTGCCGGCGTCTCCGAGAAGTATTTTATCTCCTTGTTCAAGAAAACCGTGGGCATCACGCCGGGGCAATATATTTCTCAAATCAAAATGAACCGAGCAAGAGATTATCTATACGAAAAAAAATATACGATCCAGCAGATTGCCGGCTTCCTCGGATATCCCGATCCGTTCACATTTTCGAAAGCGTTCAAGAAATATTACAACGTGCCTCCTTCGAAATTCGAGTAG
- a CDS encoding glycoside hydrolase family 4: protein MNGSNMQQPKVVVIGAGSLFFGRQSIWQMVHSPYLNRGTLALVDTDEERLSKMVRLAQMVARENNVSLKVEGSTDRRQVLPGADFVVLSFAEQSVKYRGIDCQVSLKYGIRMCSGDTIGPGGIFRAMRELPVIMECAKDIEELCPDAWVINYINPSTVHGIALHRYAPKLKSFALCDSHHMPHKKAHYAVRAGIIGDQSEFTAEIDRKFDFRVAGVNHFTWLLKAEFDGKNVMPTIAEAMRKAAGEENNGGDHGAKALHNDAITYELYDIFGYIPTCTAHTKEYVRYWQALGKTQDSIPPLSIWETEDRYQRHDEMWRQVDDFLSGNIPIADYMSTFGPDHATDIIENMVGNLGKRFFINTLNRGAVTNMSDDSFLELLCDVSMEGAKPVHVGEMPRGIRGMQELVLDTHELTAEAVVEQSYEKLRRAMLTDPLVNSISDADQIIKELLVLEREMIPDAWYED, encoded by the coding sequence ATGAATGGTTCCAACATGCAGCAGCCGAAGGTGGTCGTCATCGGAGCAGGCAGCCTGTTTTTCGGTCGTCAGTCCATATGGCAGATGGTCCACTCCCCCTACCTGAATCGGGGAACGCTTGCTTTGGTCGATACGGATGAGGAGAGGCTGTCGAAAATGGTGCGACTTGCCCAGATGGTGGCCCGGGAGAATAACGTCTCCTTGAAGGTGGAGGGCTCGACGGACCGAAGACAGGTGCTTCCCGGGGCCGACTTCGTTGTACTCAGCTTTGCCGAACAGTCGGTGAAATATCGGGGGATCGATTGCCAAGTATCTTTGAAGTACGGCATCCGCATGTGCTCCGGAGATACGATCGGACCGGGCGGCATATTCCGAGCGATGCGGGAGCTTCCGGTCATCATGGAATGCGCCAAAGACATCGAGGAGTTGTGCCCCGACGCCTGGGTGATCAACTATATTAACCCATCTACCGTCCATGGTATCGCATTGCACCGATATGCGCCGAAGCTAAAATCGTTCGCGCTGTGCGACAGCCATCATATGCCGCATAAGAAGGCCCATTATGCCGTGCGGGCCGGCATTATCGGGGACCAAAGCGAGTTCACCGCGGAGATTGACCGGAAGTTCGACTTCCGCGTCGCCGGCGTCAATCATTTCACGTGGCTGCTGAAAGCGGAGTTCGATGGAAAGAATGTCATGCCTACGATTGCGGAGGCCATGCGCAAGGCGGCTGGCGAAGAGAACAACGGCGGCGACCACGGCGCAAAAGCGCTTCATAACGACGCCATCACGTATGAACTGTACGATATTTTCGGATACATTCCTACCTGCACGGCCCATACAAAGGAATATGTCCGGTACTGGCAAGCTCTCGGCAAGACGCAGGACTCCATTCCGCCGTTATCGATTTGGGAGACGGAGGACCGATATCAGCGACACGACGAGATGTGGCGACAGGTGGACGACTTTCTCTCGGGGAACATTCCGATTGCCGATTACATGAGCACTTTCGGCCCGGATCATGCGACGGACATTATCGAGAATATGGTGGGAAATCTGGGAAAGCGGTTCTTCATCAACACGCTAAACCGCGGGGCGGTAACGAACATGAGCGACGACTCGTTCCTGGAGCTCCTGTGCGACGTAAGCATGGAAGGGGCAAAGCCGGTCCACGTAGGCGAGATGCCGCGGGGAATTCGAGGCATGCAGGAGCTTGTGCTGGATACGCATGAGCTTACGGCTGAGGCCGTCGTGGAACAGAGCTACGAGAAGCTGAGGAGAGCGATGCTGACGGATCCGCTCGTGAATTCCATCAGCGACGCGGACCAGATCATCAAAGAACTGCTAGTGTTGGAGCGTGAGATGATCCCGGACGCTTGGTACGAGGATTGA
- a CDS encoding YxeA family protein, whose translation MKKTVQILGLIIVIGACLWMFFFDSEKLTPENSAGKNIYYTVITGLGIQDEEGRYNYELTSYNEKGTERRLGFSAGKQLREGAYIQLYHTLLRGVTHWEEVAFKELPEAVQRRYSR comes from the coding sequence TTGAAAAAGACAGTACAAATCCTGGGGCTCATCATCGTGATTGGAGCATGCTTGTGGATGTTCTTCTTCGACTCGGAGAAGCTGACCCCTGAAAATTCTGCAGGAAAAAACATCTATTATACGGTGATAACCGGCCTCGGTATTCAAGATGAGGAAGGACGTTACAACTATGAGCTGACTTCATACAATGAGAAAGGAACTGAACGCAGGCTTGGGTTTTCGGCCGGAAAGCAATTAAGAGAAGGAGCTTATATACAGCTATATCACACGCTGCTTCGGGGGGTCACGCACTGGGAAGAGGTTGCCTTCAAGGAACTGCCTGAGGCGGTTCAGCGGCGATATTCGAGGTGA
- a CDS encoding ABC transporter permease translates to MKRSISAEWLKLRHSRIGLIIAVLPILSLLIGCANYYFNQDALQNGWYSLWTQVALFYGVFFLPILISICCSYIGRLEHLNRNWNMVMTSPVSIASVFLAKWMVVGVLILFAQVLFIGLYWLAGTLFSLPGPFPVETIGWMIRGWYACMSIVALQLGLSLRIRSFATPIGISLSAVFIGLGMYVAKLGLFFPYSLLNIGMSVMSQDKLTDMQNILFWMINLAFIIIFASMSIRRLKNKDIVSS, encoded by the coding sequence ATGAAACGAAGTATTTCTGCTGAATGGCTCAAACTGCGTCATTCTCGAATTGGCCTTATCATCGCTGTACTTCCGATTCTAAGTTTGTTGATTGGATGTGCGAATTATTATTTTAACCAGGACGCCCTGCAAAATGGTTGGTACAGCCTGTGGACCCAGGTCGCACTATTCTACGGTGTGTTTTTCCTGCCTATTCTGATTTCCATCTGCTGTTCTTATATTGGTAGACTGGAGCATTTAAACCGAAATTGGAATATGGTTATGACCTCTCCAGTTTCGATTGCCAGCGTGTTTCTTGCCAAATGGATGGTAGTCGGCGTTTTAATCTTGTTCGCGCAAGTACTGTTCATTGGACTTTATTGGCTTGCAGGCACCTTGTTCTCCTTACCCGGGCCTTTCCCTGTAGAGACTATAGGTTGGATGATCCGTGGATGGTATGCGTGTATGTCCATCGTTGCTCTACAATTGGGACTTTCGCTTCGGATCCGCAGCTTTGCCACACCGATCGGCATTAGTTTGTCCGCGGTCTTTATCGGTCTGGGTATGTATGTTGCCAAGTTGGGCCTATTTTTCCCGTACTCATTACTCAACATCGGGATGAGTGTGATGAGTCAAGACAAGTTAACTGACATGCAAAACATTCTGTTTTGGATGATCAATTTGGCTTTCATTATCATTTTTGCATCGATGTCTATTCGCCGGTTGAAGAATAAAGACATTGTCTCATCCTGA
- a CDS encoding ABC transporter permease, whose protein sequence is MIKLLGLEYYKIRRKKIGIMMILFLIIEMLWAFMSISRSIASNPDHAVWESVFFSISSMNGLFMPIMSAVVVSRICDMEHKGSTWKMLAATNVGRGRLYAAKYICTNSLILFGIGVQALFIIVIGLTKDFSGTLPSDLLFRFVGGTLLTTLAVTALQQWISFAIKNQAFALCLGMLGGFIGMTAGLFPAAIRHLFIWSYYLDLSPVTYLYTESASVYIVQPESVGIVLGSLIMTVLFYFAGNFHVSRQEI, encoded by the coding sequence GTGATCAAGTTGTTAGGGCTGGAGTATTATAAAATCCGTCGCAAAAAAATAGGGATCATGATGATATTATTTCTTATCATAGAGATGCTGTGGGCTTTTATGTCCATAAGCAGGTCCATTGCGAGCAACCCGGATCACGCCGTTTGGGAATCCGTTTTTTTTAGTATTTCATCCATGAATGGTTTGTTTATGCCCATTATGTCAGCTGTTGTTGTCTCACGTATTTGTGATATGGAACATAAGGGATCGACCTGGAAAATGCTTGCTGCTACCAATGTGGGACGCGGACGGCTCTACGCAGCGAAGTATATATGCACCAATAGTCTGATCCTGTTTGGAATCGGGGTACAGGCCTTATTCATAATCGTGATCGGTCTCACAAAGGATTTCTCCGGTACGCTGCCTAGCGATTTATTATTCCGGTTCGTTGGAGGCACTCTCCTGACGACCCTTGCTGTCACAGCCCTTCAACAGTGGATTTCTTTTGCTATCAAAAATCAGGCTTTTGCGCTGTGTTTGGGCATGCTGGGCGGCTTCATCGGTATGACCGCCGGATTATTTCCGGCTGCTATTCGACATCTTTTTATTTGGTCTTACTATTTGGATCTCAGCCCGGTTACTTATCTATACACCGAGTCTGCGAGCGTCTACATCGTACAGCCTGAAAGTGTTGGAATCGTACTGGGCTCTTTGATTATGACCGTCCTGTTCTATTTCGCGGGGAACTTCCATGTAAGCAGGCAGGAAATCTGA
- a CDS encoding ABC transporter ATP-binding protein — MSALAIVQTQNLSKTYGANNSVNKVDLRVQEGEIYGFLGPNGAGKTTTLKMLLGLIKPTEGTIHIFGENLSKHRPSILQRTGSLIESPSYYGHLTGLENMKVMQRLRNVPDKNVHEALRIVRLENQKNKKTEQYSLGMKQRLGIAMALLAFPKLLILDEPTNGLDPAGIGEIRELIKSLPERYGITVLLSSHLLSEIEQIATSVGIITQGNLLYQGSMASLRQQNRNAIYMKTGDNAKAEQLLLNQGYNPTQSGSRLELCTLQDTEVAEMNRLLVEHKIEVTRIEEQKKSLEDIFLELTGKGRSL; from the coding sequence ATGAGTGCACTCGCGATTGTGCAAACGCAAAATCTGTCTAAAACGTATGGGGCAAATAACAGCGTAAATAAAGTGGATTTACGTGTTCAAGAGGGAGAAATCTATGGATTTCTGGGCCCGAACGGTGCAGGGAAAACAACGACGCTAAAAATGCTGCTCGGTCTCATCAAGCCTACGGAAGGGACCATCCATATTTTCGGGGAAAACCTGAGCAAACATCGGCCATCCATTCTGCAGCGTACCGGGTCGCTGATTGAATCTCCCTCTTATTACGGGCATTTGACCGGGCTTGAGAATATGAAGGTTATGCAGCGCCTTCGGAATGTACCCGATAAAAACGTGCACGAGGCCCTTCGTATTGTGCGGCTGGAAAATCAGAAAAACAAAAAAACGGAACAATATTCGCTAGGAATGAAGCAACGGCTGGGCATCGCGATGGCACTGCTTGCATTCCCCAAGTTGCTGATCCTTGATGAGCCGACAAACGGACTTGACCCCGCAGGCATTGGAGAAATTCGGGAGCTCATCAAGTCATTGCCTGAACGCTATGGAATCACTGTATTGCTCTCCAGCCATCTCCTCTCGGAGATCGAACAAATCGCTACCTCCGTAGGCATTATCACTCAAGGGAATCTACTGTATCAGGGGAGTATGGCAAGTTTGAGGCAACAAAACAGAAACGCCATTTATATGAAAACCGGGGATAATGCTAAAGCCGAGCAGCTACTACTCAATCAAGGATACAACCCGACACAAAGTGGCAGCCGGCTTGAGCTCTGCACGCTACAGGATACGGAAGTGGCGGAGATGAACAGGCTGCTTGTTGAACATAAAATCGAAGTCACTCGGATCGAGGAGCAGAAGAAAAGTTTGGAGGATATATTCCTGGAGCTGACAGGAAAGGGGCGGAGCTTGTGA
- a CDS encoding response regulator transcription factor codes for MENLKDKKILIVDDEPEIRIMIERFLRKEGFYRIYMAGDCASALSICREGKPEIAILDVMLPDGDGFSLLSSIKQLTDIPILFLTARGEDEDRLLGLGLGADDYIVKPFLPRELVLRLMAILKRVYSSPMAERLPVFRLGEQTIDLESAVVHRNRKELSLTAKEHAILVKLYENQGRIVTSDALCQAVWGDDSYGYENTLMVHIRRLREKIERDPSRPIHLLTVRGLGYKLMVKEIR; via the coding sequence ATGGAGAATTTAAAAGACAAAAAAATATTAATTGTAGATGATGAACCGGAAATCAGAATTATGATCGAACGATTTTTAAGAAAAGAGGGCTTTTACCGTATTTACATGGCAGGCGACTGTGCTTCGGCTCTGTCGATCTGCCGAGAGGGTAAACCGGAAATCGCGATTCTCGATGTCATGCTGCCTGATGGCGACGGATTCTCGCTTCTTTCTTCCATTAAACAGTTGACAGATATACCGATTCTTTTTCTCACCGCGCGAGGTGAGGATGAAGATCGATTGCTTGGACTGGGTTTGGGGGCAGATGATTACATTGTTAAACCTTTCCTGCCGAGGGAGCTGGTATTACGGCTTATGGCAATACTGAAGCGGGTTTACTCCTCTCCCATGGCAGAGCGTCTGCCCGTCTTCCGATTGGGGGAACAGACGATAGACCTTGAGAGCGCTGTCGTGCACAGGAACCGAAAGGAACTGTCATTGACGGCAAAGGAGCATGCGATTCTTGTGAAGTTGTACGAGAACCAAGGCCGAATCGTCACGAGCGATGCCTTATGTCAAGCCGTTTGGGGAGATGACAGCTACGGATACGAAAATACCTTAATGGTCCATATCAGACGGCTACGCGAAAAAATCGAGCGGGATCCTTCTAGACCGATTCATCTACTCACCGTTAGGGGACTGGGATATAAGCTGATGGTGAAGGAGATACGTTAG
- a CDS encoding sensor histidine kinase: MEGIIRILRRFVAATLLLSLFLLLFNFVLLGTLVFTENDQHSSPEGMVQQVAQGLEKQKDSFQLDGQATELLRQNHAWAMLLGENGHVIWDYHLPHDVPDSYNLVDVAKFSRYYLMDYPVYTSEHQNGLMVVGYPKESHWKYQLDFLAEWISSLPLRIVLLLLCNLALALLISIAIGTRLIRKIRPLVDGVHNLAREQEVQLDTKGIFGDLARSMNSASAILQNKTAALQSRDEARANWIAGISHDIRTPLSLILGYASEMEDQSDLTEEQRHQAGIIRSQGEKLRSLVSDLNLVSMLEYEMQPLHLKYIRLSVLGRQVVTEFVNHGLDDRYDIELKLADEAIRVHGDEKLLLRAISNLVQNSVRHNPQGCKITIETSLSQDRSQYRMIVRDDGRGIPQEQLAEITELYFSARSKRPAKQGHGLGLPMVARIAKAHHGHLILASGVDQRGLTAIMEFPVQSRNEKVEEGGSHR, translated from the coding sequence GTGGAGGGGATTATTCGCATATTACGGCGGTTTGTCGCCGCAACCCTATTGTTATCGTTATTTCTGCTTCTTTTTAATTTCGTATTACTAGGCACGCTAGTGTTCACGGAAAATGACCAGCATTCGTCCCCGGAAGGCATGGTTCAGCAAGTGGCCCAAGGCTTGGAGAAGCAGAAGGACAGCTTTCAACTGGACGGGCAAGCTACCGAGCTGCTGCGGCAGAATCATGCTTGGGCTATGCTGCTCGGTGAAAATGGTCATGTAATCTGGGATTATCATTTACCTCATGATGTTCCTGATTCCTACAATCTAGTCGATGTAGCCAAGTTCTCACGATACTACCTCATGGATTATCCGGTTTATACGTCGGAACATCAGAATGGCCTGATGGTCGTAGGGTATCCCAAGGAAAGCCACTGGAAGTATCAATTGGACTTCCTTGCAGAATGGATAAGCTCGTTGCCCCTGCGGATCGTGCTGCTGCTACTTTGTAATTTGGCGTTGGCTCTACTGATATCTATTGCCATTGGCACGCGGCTCATCAGAAAGATACGGCCTCTGGTGGATGGAGTCCACAATTTAGCTAGAGAGCAAGAGGTTCAGTTGGACACCAAAGGGATATTCGGTGATTTGGCCCGGAGCATGAATTCAGCGTCAGCAATACTCCAGAACAAGACAGCCGCGCTGCAGTCACGGGATGAAGCACGCGCCAACTGGATTGCTGGGATCTCTCATGATATTCGGACGCCGCTCTCCCTCATACTCGGTTATGCCAGCGAAATGGAGGATCAATCGGACTTGACGGAGGAGCAGAGGCATCAGGCCGGTATTATCCGGAGCCAAGGCGAGAAGCTGCGTTCACTGGTAAGCGATCTGAATCTGGTCTCTATGCTTGAATATGAGATGCAGCCTTTGCACTTGAAGTACATCCGGCTATCGGTTCTGGGTAGGCAGGTTGTCACGGAATTTGTGAATCATGGTTTGGATGACCGGTATGACATTGAATTAAAACTAGCCGATGAAGCTATTCGGGTTCATGGGGACGAGAAATTGCTGCTTCGGGCAATCAGCAATCTTGTCCAGAACAGTGTGCGTCATAACCCGCAGGGCTGCAAAATTACAATAGAAACCTCTCTATCCCAAGACCGCTCCCAATATCGCATGATCGTAAGGGATGATGGGCGAGGAATCCCGCAAGAGCAATTGGCGGAGATTACCGAATTGTACTTTTCTGCAAGGAGTAAACGCCCTGCCAAGCAAGGTCACGGTCTGGGGCTTCCGATGGTAGCAAGGATTGCGAAGGCGCATCACGGCCATCTCATTCTTGCAAGTGGTGTGGACCAAAGAGGTCTAACAGCGATCATGGAATTTCCTGTGCAGTCACGGAATGAAAAAGTGGAAGAAGGGGGTAGCCATCGATGA
- a CDS encoding VOC family protein produces the protein MQSPIASRVDTIFIHVRDLEKSVDWYSKLLGIEVKDIIQGPIYTFDMGPGRPGLTLDNHCFDEMYELKTSNQPLFNLSADDINAAYRFVKELEAEIVTEIQTFPDLSDFTFKDPDGNILMICTCFS, from the coding sequence TTGCAAAGTCCAATTGCAAGCAGGGTAGATACAATCTTTATTCATGTAAGAGACTTAGAGAAGTCTGTAGACTGGTACAGCAAACTCCTTGGAATCGAAGTTAAAGATATAATCCAAGGACCAATTTATACTTTCGATATGGGACCTGGACGCCCTGGGCTAACACTTGATAATCATTGTTTTGATGAGATGTACGAACTGAAGACGTCGAATCAACCATTATTTAATTTGAGTGCAGATGATATCAATGCAGCGTATCGGTTTGTAAAAGAATTGGAAGCAGAGATTGTAACTGAAATTCAAACATTCCCTGATTTATCGGATTTCACATTTAAAGATCCTGATGGGAATATATTAATGATTTGTACTTGTTTCAGTTAA